In Bos mutus isolate GX-2022 chromosome 10, NWIPB_WYAK_1.1, whole genome shotgun sequence, a single window of DNA contains:
- the TMED8 gene encoding protein TMED8 isoform X1 → MSDPRAAEGPGVWSPAARRGPARGPGDGSGVEGSQAAASEDEDLENTKVTSVAASASDPEPDSSPYRSQMVSPVTEDATEDKQKAARAGEAQASVEQELLSADQTQILSKMARYHGPQRSGDIVMIQSEHTGAVDILSADLESADLLGDHRRVSPPLMAPPCIWTFAKMKEFKSKLGKEKNSRLVVKRGEVVTIRVPTHPEGKRVCWEFATDDYDIGFGVYFDWTPVTSTDITVQVSDSSEDEDEDEEEDEELEDPVPAGDVERGSRSSLRGRYGEVMPVYRRDSHRDVQAGSHDYPGEGIYLLKFDNSYSLLRNKTLYFHVYYTS, encoded by the exons ATGTCGGACCCACGGGCGGCTGAGGGGCCGGGCGTCTGGAGCCCCGCAGCCCGCCGAGGGCCGGCGCGCGGCCCCGGGGACGGCTCGGGAGTGGAGGGGAGCCAGGCGGCCGCCTCAG AGGATGAAGATCTAGAAAACACCAAGGTCACCTCTGTAGCAGCTTCTGCCTCTGATCCAGAGCCCGATTCGTCACCCTACAG GTCACAGATGGTGTCTCCAGTGACAGAGGATGCCACAGAAGATAAGCAGAAGGCCGCCCGTGCCGGGGAGGCCCAGGCCTCGGTGGAACAGGAATTGCTGTCTGCTGACCAGACCCAGATCCTCAGCAAG ATGGCCAGGTACCACGGCCCACAAAGGTCTGGGGACATCGTGATGATCCAGTCTGAGCACACAGGAGCTGTCGATATTCTGTCAGCTGATTTGGAATCTGCAGACCTGCTGGGGGACCACAGGAGAG TCTCCCCACCTCTCATGGCTCCTCCGTGCATCTGGACCTTTGCCAAGATGAAGGAATTCAAGAGCAAGCTGGGCAAAGAGAAGAACAGCCGTCTGGTGGTGAAGCGGGGGGAGGTGGTGACCATCCGGGTGCCAACCCATCCCGAGGGGAAGCGTGTCTGCTGGGAATTTGCAACTGATGACTATGACATTGGCTTTGGAGTTTACTTTGACTGGACCCCGGTAACCAGCACCGACATAACGGTGCAAGTCAGTGATTCCAGTGAGGATGAGGACGAAGACGAGGAAGAAGACGAGGAGCTCGAAG ACCCCGTCCCAGCTGGAGACGTGGAGCGAGGCTCCAGGAGCTCCCTGCGGGGCCGCTACGGGGAGGTCATGCCCGTGTACCGCCGGGACAGCCACCGAGACGTGCAGGCCGGCAGCCACGACTACCCCGGCGAGGGCATCTACCTGCTGAAGTTCGACAACTCCTACTCCCTGCTTCGCAACAAGACTCTCTACTTCCACGTCTACTACACGAGCTGA
- the TMED8 gene encoding protein TMED8 isoform X2, translating to MVSPVTEDATEDKQKAARAGEAQASVEQELLSADQTQILSKMARYHGPQRSGDIVMIQSEHTGAVDILSADLESADLLGDHRRVSPPLMAPPCIWTFAKMKEFKSKLGKEKNSRLVVKRGEVVTIRVPTHPEGKRVCWEFATDDYDIGFGVYFDWTPVTSTDITVQVSDSSEDEDEDEEEDEELEDPVPAGDVERGSRSSLRGRYGEVMPVYRRDSHRDVQAGSHDYPGEGIYLLKFDNSYSLLRNKTLYFHVYYTS from the exons ATGGTGTCTCCAGTGACAGAGGATGCCACAGAAGATAAGCAGAAGGCCGCCCGTGCCGGGGAGGCCCAGGCCTCGGTGGAACAGGAATTGCTGTCTGCTGACCAGACCCAGATCCTCAGCAAG ATGGCCAGGTACCACGGCCCACAAAGGTCTGGGGACATCGTGATGATCCAGTCTGAGCACACAGGAGCTGTCGATATTCTGTCAGCTGATTTGGAATCTGCAGACCTGCTGGGGGACCACAGGAGAG TCTCCCCACCTCTCATGGCTCCTCCGTGCATCTGGACCTTTGCCAAGATGAAGGAATTCAAGAGCAAGCTGGGCAAAGAGAAGAACAGCCGTCTGGTGGTGAAGCGGGGGGAGGTGGTGACCATCCGGGTGCCAACCCATCCCGAGGGGAAGCGTGTCTGCTGGGAATTTGCAACTGATGACTATGACATTGGCTTTGGAGTTTACTTTGACTGGACCCCGGTAACCAGCACCGACATAACGGTGCAAGTCAGTGATTCCAGTGAGGATGAGGACGAAGACGAGGAAGAAGACGAGGAGCTCGAAG ACCCCGTCCCAGCTGGAGACGTGGAGCGAGGCTCCAGGAGCTCCCTGCGGGGCCGCTACGGGGAGGTCATGCCCGTGTACCGCCGGGACAGCCACCGAGACGTGCAGGCCGGCAGCCACGACTACCCCGGCGAGGGCATCTACCTGCTGAAGTTCGACAACTCCTACTCCCTGCTTCGCAACAAGACTCTCTACTTCCACGTCTACTACACGAGCTGA